A section of the Arcobacter roscoffensis genome encodes:
- the selD gene encoding selenide, water dikinase SelD, translating into MNNEYKLTKFVKAAGUAAKMGPGDLKQTICNLKPNDSRILVGFDTSEDASVYQINDDQAIVQTLDFITPVIDDPYIYGQIAAANSLSDVFAMGAEVKTALNIVGFDKANLSYEALGEILNGGNEKIKECGGLLLGGHTIESPEMYYGLSVTGMIHPNEIVRNNTARIGDVLVLTKPIGMGVLTTAIKRDLIENSLIRKCADIMASLNYLPSKIMRKYKVSSCTDITGFGLLGHALESVNETTSFMIECSSVPVVEEAIALASDGVVPGGTKKNMKYLEDKVSYMSGLSQHCKTLLCDAQTSGGLLIAMPKEDAVEYIKELEELSFGYASIIGEVIPKGVKDIIVH; encoded by the coding sequence ATGAACAATGAATATAAATTAACTAAGTTCGTTAAAGCTGCTGGGTGAGCTGCAAAGATGGGTCCGGGGGATCTTAAACAAACAATTTGCAACTTAAAACCAAATGACAGCAGAATTTTAGTGGGCTTTGATACAAGCGAAGATGCTAGTGTTTATCAAATAAATGATGATCAAGCTATAGTTCAAACACTAGATTTTATTACTCCTGTAATTGATGATCCATATATTTATGGACAAATAGCAGCAGCTAACTCTCTATCAGATGTATTTGCTATGGGAGCAGAGGTTAAAACTGCTTTAAACATCGTAGGATTTGATAAAGCTAATCTATCATATGAAGCCTTAGGAGAGATTCTAAATGGCGGAAATGAAAAGATTAAAGAGTGTGGTGGACTTTTACTTGGTGGTCATACTATTGAATCACCTGAGATGTATTATGGTCTATCAGTTACAGGTATGATACATCCAAATGAAATAGTAAGAAACAATACAGCAAGAATTGGTGATGTTTTAGTTCTTACAAAACCTATAGGAATGGGTGTTTTAACAACAGCTATAAAAAGAGATTTGATAGAAAACTCTCTTATTAGAAAATGTGCAGATATTATGGCTAGTTTAAACTATCTTCCTTCTAAAATCATGAGAAAGTACAAAGTTAGCTCTTGTACTGATATTACAGGTTTTGGACTATTAGGTCATGCTTTAGAGTCTGTAAATGAAACTACTTCATTTATGATAGAGTGTTCAAGTGTACCTGTAGTTGAAGAAGCTATTGCTTTAGCTAGTGATGGTGTAGTTCCTGGTGGAACAAAGAAAAATATGAAATACTTAGAAGATAAAGTATCTTATATGAGTGGTTTATCACAACATTGTAAAACACTACTTTGTGATGCTCAGACATCAGGTGGCTTACTAATTGCTATGCCAAAAGAAGACGCAGTTGAGTATATAAAAGAGCTTGAAGAATTAAGCTTTGGTTATGCTTCAATTATTGGGGAAGTTATTCCTAAAGGTGTTAAAGATATTATAGTTCACTAA